In Acanthopagrus latus isolate v.2019 chromosome 23, fAcaLat1.1, whole genome shotgun sequence, the genomic window TTAAACcaagaaatgaaaactaaatttCAGGATTCTTGCTCACCCTCCATCTGCACGCTGGGCTCTTAACTGTAGCGAGCCTTCTGCAGACTCCTCTTGTCTCGTTTGTCCTGGTTGGGTGGTTGTTTGCGGCTCGGCCGTGTTGGTGCTGTGCGGTGCCTCTGACTCTCTCAGGATGATGTGTGCATGACTCGGTCTGTCAGGCGACCCCAAGGCTGAACAGCCCTCTTTAGGGCTCAGCCTGGTTTCCTTGTCTCCACTCTGTCTGTGGCTGCTCTCCTCTTGCGTAGATGTGTTGAGGCCGCTCAGGCTGGGATGTGAGTGCGTGTACAAGTCGTAATCCTTGGGCCCAAATGTCGTGCCATACAAGTCCAAAGGAAGATACCTGGGCCCTGTAATTGGCATGGAGAACTCATGGGGTCTGTATAGAGTGTAATGCAGAGGGGGGACCGGTTGAAGAGGGTGGCAGTATCTGTATGGGTATGGGGGGAAGAGTGGGGTGTGAGTTGGGCCGATGGGTTGTGGTATCACCGGCCTCTGTGGATCCAGAAACTCTGGCCGGAAAGAAGGAGTGTTTGGCTCGTTCGCGTGGTTTCGTGGGAAATAGTATGGTGGATATAGAGGCCGATCTGTCAGGTGATAAGGAGAGTATTCAGGAATCAAGGGAGGGGGGTATGGTTTTAAGGGAATGGGCGGTGGAATTGTGCCCCATGGGAAGCCTGGAGGGTTGAAGGAGGGAACAGGAGCTTGCGACTCCTCGGGCTGCTGCACAGGTGACTTAAGGCCTTCTGCTCCGTCACTTTTGGGTGTGACAGGAGAGAAAGCAGAAGGGTGCGGCAGAGACGTGTCTTCATCACTCTCCCTGTTCCCACTCTCTGTTactgtatttgattttgtcgcATTCTGGTTGTCCTTTTCGATCGGACTGTCACACCCAACGTCGACTTCTTCTGTGTCATCTATGCTCTCGTCTTTGTTCTCCTCAGTTTGCTGCTTCTCGGGACTGTTCTGACCTGCAGGCAGTGGGCTCGGGCACTCTTTAGGTTTGACGGGGACTCCCTTTGCTGCCGCCTTGAACTGTCGGGCCGTTTGCCCGTTTTTCTGTGACACCAGGGAGATGGAGTTTTTACACAAGTTGTATTTCATGTGGTTGAAGAGATGGGACTTTTCGTTGCAGGTGAACGGACACTGGAAACACTGGTATTTGAAGGGCTTGCCCGGCGGTCGGGGAATGTAGTGAGGCCTTTTTGGCTTGCGTTCCTGAACAGTCTCCATCTTGCTTTGAATCCACGCTCTCTGAAAGAACAATACAGCAAGTTGGAATGAGTTCTTCTAGGAATGCGACACACTAAAGCACACAAGAGAGACTCATGAATCATTGCAGCTTCTCACTGTCGAGTAATGTGGCTCGTAGAGTGGTTTGACTGGTTCTGGTGGAGAGTGTCTCTCATTGGAaggtttttctctcttccaactgctcaggcagaaaaaaaatctcaagctGCACAAAACACTGCACCCTCAGGCTAATGTATTTCTCCAACTGTTTCTCCACACTTGGttggacacaaacagagaaattaTACATATGTAAATCTGTCCACTGTATGCAAAAATGTACCCGCGCTTGCACAGGTGCATTCGAGTCCCTGTGTGGTGTGGGTTGATTGACAGCTGTCCTAAAACGCCTCGACTCGGCTGGTCTCTTTACCTGTCGATCCGTTCTGATATCGCTCCACTCATCTTTGCTATAAAGTCAGAGAAGGCACCAGCTTGGCAGGTGTCGGGCAGATGAGACACTCACTAACACAGCCCTGGAGGGCATGCAGAGACTTGCTCTCCCTCTCAACCTTAATAAACTCTCTGCTGTTGGCGTGGGAACTACCAGCCACCTGCTTCCCATGACTACACCTGCGGGATGCACTCAGCTCTCAAACCTCATCGTTTGATCGTTTGATTAACTCACCAGCTcatgagtcttttttttaaaaatcattttccaCCCAGTGTTCCAGCTAGAATGTGCTGCAGTAGTTCAAACTAGCTCTGCTCTGTTAAAATCGTCAAGCGTGTGGCATCTAAAACACTTAACCTTTTGAGATGAAACATCACCTTAAGCTGTGAGTTAGGTGTTGCTGGGCGCCGCACGGAGGAACCTGCTTGTCGTGCGCTGTCGCAAGAAGTTGTCACTCAAGTTTCTGTCCGACTGCGGTAGCACGCAAAGCCACTCCCTTTCTTAAGGAGTGAAATCCGTGAGAACGTCCCTTTTTGAATAGCATATCTCTTCACTGTGAATATGATTCAGTcgaaaccttttgttttttgattttatctgtcataaaaacaaaatacagatttgGATCTGGTGGGATAAGTTGTTGAGGatgttatttaaaatgaacaaaccAGTCTGAGTACTTGTATAAAATAGTTctaaacattttgggaaatgtgcagCTAATCTTGAACTTTTTGGAGGGTTTTCTGCAGAGTATATGAACTTCTTGCATTACCTGTGCTTCAGTATGGCAGTGCAAGCAGGTACTAATTGAAGTCCTTAGGTAACAGGTGCATATGTAGCACATACCTTCCGTGAATAGACATTACAGACTAATCAACAGCACTTTCACAAACCGCTGTCTCTTCAAATAACACAGATCGATTTTGGCAGAGTTTTGGTCATAACTACTGTAGCTTAGTACCGCTTCCTTGTTAGTAAAAGTAGAATAAAGAGGAGTAAAATACCTTCTCTGGTTGTAGTAACAGtgcctcctcctcagctgctccacagTCGCCAGCCAGCGTTGGTATCTGGTCCGGACGTCCGCCCCGATGTGTGCTTAAAGTTCAGAGTGCGTTTGTGAATGTGAGTGATGGTGCGTGTGTGAGCTGGACTAGGTGATGTTAGTTGTGTGGTgagtttcctctctctcaggtgtgttgTCTCACTAGTGGGTGGGGCTTCAGCCCAAACAGCAGGGCCCTCAGGCAACATCGATGTACCTGATATTAGTCAGGCCTGAAGCGATGATTTACATGATGAGGTGGGGTAGGGGCTCTAACTCCTTCCTCATCCTTCCTCCGCCCTCCTCACCCGTTTCTCTTGAAATAACCATACTGGTTTAATTCTCCAGTGACTGTACATGACATGTTGCTTCTCGTGTCAGGTTTCAAGTGAAATTCAGTTGCACGATAGCAAGATCGCGCTCAGATTTGCATACTCGCAGGTAGAAAttggtgctggttttgtttagtgttatgtaacttttttacaGGAGCGGTGTTCAGCGTGAAAGATTTATGACCTCTTCAAACTTAAACAAATGAGCTGAATTTTTTAGCAACACTTTGTAATAATCATTACTGATACTGCTTTGCAATAATAATCTGCACCGCTGATACCCGGGCCTTTTTAACGCAACGTCTCATTACTTCTATGATGGAAGGGCCTTTGTCTCTGTAAcctgtcaaatacatttttttttgggggggggggtattaTTCAAGGTCAATATTGCTCTGTAACAGGAGGAGAGATTGGCCAGATAAAGAATTGGTGACACTGGTCTTGGATATCCACCAAACCTGCAGGCTTGAACGTGTTTGTGAAGAATCCATGTTGTCGAATTTGTGTCTTCTTTGCCACAACATCCATATTTGCAGTTTTCTAGAATCATACTAGTTACTACAGTGTCATAACTAACAGTCGTAGATACAACCTGTGCAGCGTGACTTTGTTCTTACCAACAACATCAGTAATTaat contains:
- the znf750 gene encoding zinc finger protein 750; translated protein: MKTPIQLMFLLLTLSFEIPCSTHRGGRPDQIPTLAGDCGAAEEEALLLQPEKRAWIQSKMETVQERKPKRPHYIPRPPGKPFKYQCFQCPFTCNEKSHLFNHMKYNLCKNSISLVSQKNGQTARQFKAAAKGVPVKPKECPSPLPAGQNSPEKQQTEENKDESIDDTEEVDVGCDSPIEKDNQNATKSNTVTESGNRESDEDTSLPHPSAFSPVTPKSDGAEGLKSPVQQPEESQAPVPSFNPPGFPWGTIPPPIPLKPYPPPLIPEYSPYHLTDRPLYPPYYFPRNHANEPNTPSFRPEFLDPQRPVIPQPIGPTHTPLFPPYPYRYCHPLQPVPPLHYTLYRPHEFSMPITGPRYLPLDLYGTTFGPKDYDLYTHSHPSLSGLNTSTQEESSHRQSGDKETRLSPKEGCSALGSPDRPSHAHIILRESEAPHSTNTAEPQTTTQPGQTRQEESAEGSLQLRAQRADGGSAESSRYSSSSLSEFCPEIASEQDGEDTREDLAPLNLSTRTRPSEHRLSCSDSEDSTQDELPLNLSLRPSAHSSVLSTSEDLQERPDTELGEEPCDQRQTAALALCQLASANSAASSCDFSAAVSSSEGCTEARSAGSQKKTKHTIKAKTAGVKRANSGPAENSCHKPSKRAKAPGRALRRRARCC